Proteins co-encoded in one Arachis hypogaea cultivar Tifrunner chromosome 11, arahy.Tifrunner.gnm2.J5K5, whole genome shotgun sequence genomic window:
- the LOC112720802 gene encoding uncharacterized protein isoform X3 → MPEYNFSELPSSITGYSLLHLSRPLILTFSAIKNLQPHIVNWELAGPVTFDLLPHYQMELMGRETCMLFLRARSISSKVTC, encoded by the exons ATGCCTGAGTACAACTTCTCGGAGCTGCCGAGCTCTATCACAGGGTACTCTCTGCTGCACCTCTCCCGGCCTCTAATACTTACTTTTTCCGCAATAAAAAATCTTCAACC GCACATAGTTAATTGGGAGCTTGCGGGACCAGTCACTTTTGACCTACTGCCTCATTACCAA ATGGAATTGATGGGACGTGAGACATGCATGCTGTTCTTAAG AGCTCGGTCTATCAGTTCCAAGGTAACATGCTAG
- the LOC112720802 gene encoding uncharacterized protein isoform X1, whose amino-acid sequence MPEYNFSELPSSITGYSLLHLSRPLILTFSAIKNLQPHIVNWELAGPVTFDLLPHYQSSVYQFQGNMLEVRLKKAFYICEVGFCNSAVNTQKPLYSILFFQAENDFVAE is encoded by the exons ATGCCTGAGTACAACTTCTCGGAGCTGCCGAGCTCTATCACAGGGTACTCTCTGCTGCACCTCTCCCGGCCTCTAATACTTACTTTTTCCGCAATAAAAAATCTTCAACC GCACATAGTTAATTGGGAGCTTGCGGGACCAGTCACTTTTGACCTACTGCCTCATTACCAA AGCTCGGTCTATCAGTTCCAAGGTAACATGCTAGAAGTGAGACTGAAGAAAGCCTTTTACATTTGTGAGGTTGGATTTTGTAATTCTGCTGTCAATACCCAAAAGCCGCTatactcaattttattttttcaggCTGAGAATGATTTTGTTGCTGAATAA
- the LOC112720802 gene encoding uncharacterized protein isoform X2, which produces MASACSRIAQRAYSFSRIKSSIKSTLRSSSFSKSATNTATTSSPLCRSILTRVAPELRCAQSLLPLHSAVATARMTSCLSTTSRSCRALSQELGLSVPR; this is translated from the exons ATGGCTTCAGCGTGCAGCAGAATTGCGCAAAGAGCATATTCATTTTCTCGCATAAAATCAAGCATCAAATCTACTCTTCGCTCTTCATCCTTCTCCAAGTCAGCCACCAACACCGCCACCACTTCTTCTCCTCTTTGCCGATCCATTTTAACCAG GGTTGCTCCGGAACTAAGATGCGCGCAGTCGTTGCTGCCGCTGCATAGTGCGGTTGCGACGGCGAGGATGACGTCATGCCTGAGTACAACTTCTCGGAGCTGCCGAGCTCTATCACAGG AGCTCGGTCTATCAGTTCCAAGGTAA